The sequence AGTCCTGAAAATCCCTTTCAGATAAAATCTCATTTCCTTCAAAGTCATCGAAAGAAGTAAGAATATTTCTGAGCCTGAGTATTGCTCCATATAACCTGATAAAGTCTTTTTCCGCTTCTTCTCCGAGAATAGGTTGTCCAAGGGGATACTGTGTTGTAAGAGTTGTAATCAATTCAGCATAGCCCGGCTTATACTCACCTTTGTCATCATAGCCGTTATAGTATTCTTCGTATGTTTTTAGCAGTACAATACCGCCAGCATCCTTATTGCCGAATAGTGCAATAGCTTTATCTGTTTCTTCTTTCAAATCTCGGAAACAAACGATATTACCATAGGTCTTAACGCTGTTTAGGATGCGGTTAGTTCTTGAAAAAGCCTGAATCAGTCCATGCTGTCTCAGGTTTTTATCTACCCATAGCGTATTTAGGGTTGTTGCATCAAAGCCTGTCAGGAACATATTAACAACAATCAATATATCGATCTCCCGATTCTTTACACGAAGAGAGAGGTCTTTATAATAATTCTGGAACTTATCCGAGGAAGTATCGTAATTTGTGCTAAATGTGGAATTGTAATCTCGGATAGCCGCCTCAAGAAAATCTCTGGAGCTCTGGTCAAGGTTTTCCATATTAAAATCCTCTTCAGGCAACAGTCCATCTGGCTCCTCCTCATTTGCACTAAAACTGAAAATAGTTGCAATGGTAAGGTTACGGTTCTTTTCCGCTATCTGCTTCTTAAACTCATTATAGTATCTGATTGCCATTGGGATGGATGCAGCAGCAAATATGGAGTTGAAACCGGCAACTCGCCTTGTTTCACGCTTTTCTATCATCTTTTTAGGGTTATGCTTATCTGCTTCTTCCCATTTCGCAGAGAATGTGTAATAACTGTTGCGCTTGGTCTTCTGATCAAAGTGTTCAAGAACGTAAGAAACAATTTCACTGATTCGCTGTGGATCTGCTAAGGCTTTTTCTCTATCTATGCTATAGACTTTTTTATCATTAACGTAATCAGGCATCTTAATGGTATTGATAAAATCTATTCTAAAAGGCAGAACATTCCCATCATTGATGGCATCCACAATGGTATAGGTATGTAGCTTTTCTCCAAAGGCCTGCTCAGTTGTACGAAGCAGTGGGTTACCTCCTGAACTGGCATTAGCGGCAAAAATCGGAGTTCCCGTAAAGCCGAAGATATGGTAGTTCTTAAAACTCTTCGTGATAGCTTGATGCATTTCGCCAAATTGGGAACGGTGGCACTCATCAAAAATCAGTACCACATGTTTCTTGTAAATATCATGCTGTTTGTTTTTTCGAATAAATATATCCAACTTCTGAATAGTGGTTACAATGATTTTGTATTCATGAGGATTTCCTTTTTCATCCCTGTCTTCCAATTGTCTTTGAAGAACTCTTGTAGACGTATTACCGTTAGCTGCCCCCTTTTCAAAACGGTCATATTCCTTCATAGTCTGATAGTCTAGGTCTTTACGGTCAACAACAAACAATACCTTGTCTATATAAGGCAAGGCAGAAGCTAATTGGGCTGTCTTAAAACTGGTCAATGTCTTACCAGAGCCTGTTGTATGCCAGATATATCCTCCAGCTGCAGTTGTGCCCATCTTCTTGTAGTTGGTTGATACTACAATGCGTGATAATATACGTTCTGCAGCAGCTATTTGATAAGGACGCATTACAAGGAGCAGATCTTCAGATGTAAATATACAATATTTTGTTAGTATATTTAAGAGGGTATGCTTGGCAAAAAATGTTTTAGTAAAGTCCACAAGGTCAGGAATAATTTTGTTATTTGCATCTGCCCAAAAGCTGGTAAATTCAAAGCTGTTGCTTGTTTTTTTGCTTCTTCGACGTTCACTGCTGCTTTGCTCCTTGATATGAGCGTTTCTTGTGGTGTTGCTATAATACTTTGTATGGGTGCCATTTGAGATTACGAATATTTGCACATACTCAAATAAACCAGAAGCCGCCCAAAAGCTGTCACGTTGGTATCTTTTTATCTGGTTGAAAGCTTCACGGATAGCAACACCACGACGCTTTAACTCTACATGAACTAGTGGAAGTCCATTTACAAGGATTGTTACATCATATCGGGTTTCATGCTTGCCACTCGCTTCTTCGTATTGATTAATAACCTGCAAACGATTGTTATGGATATTCTTCTTATCCAAAAGGTATATGTTCTTTGTTGTTCCATCTTCACGTTTTAGAATCTGGATATGGTCATCCTGAATTTTTCTGGTTTTTTCAACAATACCCTCATTTGTATTGGCAATACATTCTGTGAAAAATCTATCCCATTCACTGTCAGTAAAGGTGAAGTCATTAAGCAGTTCAAGTTGCTTTCGGAGATTTGCTATCAATGCAGCTTCATTGTGCACTGAAATATATTCATATCCTTGGGAAGTCAGTTGCCTAATAAACTCCCGCTCAAGTTCTGCCTCGCTCTGATACTTTTCAGGACGGACATTGTATTCAGCTGCATATTCAGCAACAACTGTTGCTTCATCAGTACTTGCAACGATGTTGTATATACTCATGATGTCACCTCCTTGAAAGATAACAGTTTATCTCTGTAATATTCATATTGCTTTTGCCGTGCTTCGATTTCGGCAGGAATGCCGCTGGTTAAGTCGTTGCAGAGAGCGTCAAAGCGATCTAGGATAGCTACGATGCGCTCTTGTTCTTCTAAGGGTGGGACAGGAATTTTAGCCTTTGAAATATTGTCATTATATAGCCTTGCAATAGTTCCCCCAGTAGATATTGACCAAGGCTTCATCGCATAGCAATAATATAGATATTTATTTAACACTTTACTCTCATCATTATCAATCCACACAATATTAGAATCTTGGTAATAAGCTGGTTTTCCATCATAAATTACTGTTCTTCCGATTGTTCCAGCAGCAGATATAAGAATATCGCCTTTTTTAGGGAAAGAAAATGCTTTTCGGTATTCATCATATTTTTCCTGTGAAATAAAAGCATCTGGTTCTTTTCCAAATGTCCCAATTTTAAAGAATGGAACATCACCAACTGGACTTGTTTCTGCTTTCATAATACGCTTACACATACAAACAGGTCCAATTTCCCCCAATGTCATCCACTTGATATCGGGGTTATTACCAAACGTAAGCAGCAAATCTCTATAATACTCATACTGCTTTCTTCTTGCTGTAAGCTCTGCTGTAAGCTCTGCTGTAAGCTCTGCTGTAAGCTCTGTGAAATTATCCAGAATACGGACAATTTCCTCTTGCACTGGCTTAGGAGGAAGAGGGATTGGAATTTTATTTAATACTGTTTGTGTTAAACTAGGTACGCCTCCAGCTGTATTTAGTCTCTCAATTCGTTGGGATTGCAGATAATAAAAAACAAACTTAGGTTCAATAATCTCAGTATTAATTTCTGTGTAAAAGAGTGTATCCACTGTCCAGAATGGTTCCTCAACAAAATATAACTTATCAATTGATCCTTTTCGTGGGATAAGCACTGAAGGTTTGTCATAGGCAAATTGGTTTATGTAAGTAATAACGCCACCCGAACCATAGACGGGTATACTACCTTCCGCAATATGCTTATAGTCTTTGCCATTTCTAATTCTTAAAACTTGTCTTAGTTCTTTAAACTCAACCCCATCTGGACAAAGTTCAGCAATCAATTCATCTAACTTACTCATTTGCCCACCTCAATTTCCGCAATAATCTTATCTATTTCTTCCCTCAAAACCTGCTCTCTCGCCACAATCTTTTCTATCTCAGCATTGAGGGCGACAATATCAATCTTTTCTCTCGTATCCTCTTGTTCAACATAGGTAGAAACAGACAGGTTATAATCCTCTTCAGCAATTTCGCTGTTTGGCACAAGCCTAGCAAAATGCTCAATATCTTTTCTATCTTTGAATGCGTTAAGAATGGTCTCAATATTTTCCTGTGTTAGTTTGTTGTTATTCGTAACCTTGACAAATTCCTTTGATGCATCGATAAATAAGGTACTATTTTCTGATTTAGATTTCTTTAGAACCATAATGCAGGTAGCAATGCTGGTACCATAAAACAAGTTATCCGGTAACTGAATGATACAGTCGATGTAGTTATTATCAATCAGGTACTGCCTGATTTTCTTTTCGGCACCACCGCGATACATTACACCGGGGAAGCATACAATAGCCGCTGTTCCGTTTGTTGCAAGCCAAGAAAGACTGTGCATAATAAAAGCAAGGTCTGCCTTGGATTTAGGAGCCAATACTCCAGCTGGAGAAAAGCGAGGGTCATTAATCAAAATAGGATCATTGTCGCCCTTCCATTTAATGGAGTAAGGTGGATTTGATACAATGGCTTCAAAAGGCTCATCGTCCCAATGGTGAGGATCTGTTAGTGTGTCCCCAAGGGCAATATCAAATTTGTCATAATCAATATCGTGCAGGAACATATTGATTCGGCACAGGTTGTAGGTTGTAATGTTGATTTCTTGACCGAAGAAACCTTGACGTACATTTTCTTTTCCTAAGATTTTTGCAAACTTTAGCAGTAGAGATCCAGAACCGCAAGCGGGGTCATATACCTTGTTGACTTCAGTTTTTCCTACTAATGTTAAGTGGGTAAGGAGTTCGGAAACTTCCTGTGGCGTATAGTATTCACCGCCACTTTTTCCGGCATTGGAAGCATACATACCCATTAAAAATTCATAGGCATCACCAAATGCATCTATGGTATTGTCTTTGTAATCTCCCAGCTTCATTTCTCCAACAGAATTCATTAGCTTAACCAGCTTTTCATTACGCTTTACTACAGTGTTTCCTAGCTTATTGCTGTTAACATCAATATCATCAAACAAGCCTTTGAAATTATCTTCACTCTCTGTTCCTTGGGCAGATGCTTCTATATTACTGAAAATCTGTTCTAGTGTTTCATTTAAGTTTTCATCGTCCTTTGCGCGAGCTCGGACATTTTCAAAAAGCTCGCTGGGTAAGATAAAGAAGCCTTTTGTCTTAACTAAATCCTCTCGTGCCTGTTCTGCTTCTTCGTCGGATAGCTTAGCATAATCAAATTCCGTATTGCCAGCTTCCCATTCTCCGGCGTTAATATAGGCAGTAATATTTTCAGATATGTAGCGGTAAAACAGCATTCCTAGAACATATTGCTTAAAGTCCCATCCATCTACACTGCCTCTTAAATCATTTGCCATATTCCATATCGTGCGGTGCAATTCCGCCCGTTCCTGTTCTTTTCTGTTATTTTCCATAACTCTACTCCCTTTCTTCAACCATATTAGGCACTAATTCCATGATATCTTTAAAATCAACGCCAAGTGCCGTACAAACCTTTACAAGAACGTCCATACTGACATATTCGTTTTTAGAAAGCTTTGAAATTGACGATGGACTTATTCCCGCAGCAGCTTGTAAATCTTTCTTCTTCATATCGCGGTCTATCAACAATTTCCAAAGCTTTTTATAGCTAACGGTCATCTTGGTCACCTCTTTATATCTTTTTTCCATTATAGCACATTTTCTTCAAACATAACATGATAATTCTGTGTTTGTGAAGTAATTTTACAATGTTAACAAAGATAATGATAGTTGTGTATGCCTTTCATTTTTCTCTTTTATTCAAATAAATACTTTTAGACAAAAAAGTCGGAAAGCCCATTGTAAGACTCAAACTATAGCTTTCAGCCTTCTTAAATTAAATATCGCTTTAGCTCAAATTTGAGCAAAAGCATAAGCATTACAGCCGTCTTTACCTTAGAAAAAAGACAGGCTGTTTTTTTATTTTAGGGTTTCGAATCAATAAAATTCTTCGCTTATGAATGAGGAAGAAAGATATTTTTCTAAAATCCTCAACTAATGTGTTCTACCAAGGCTATAAGGTGAGAGGAAAAATAATCCCCATTAGCTTCCAAGTTAGAAATTTAATGAGGTATTTAGCTAAGGGGTTAATAATTTCGGCTATTAGCAGAGGAAAGCAATTCACAGAAATATTTGTTCCGGTACTCAAACTGCAGGCTTGTGTCTTGTGGATGACGAGAGGAAATTACCTTAAATAATACTCTTTGGATTTGCCTTTCTTATGCACTACAAAAGAAAGCATAGTTTTCTCTCACTGCTCCTTGACAACTGAATATCCCGAAATGCAAGAGATACTTCAAGCAGAATATGCCATGACGATAATTCCGAGCGTATTCCTTGAAAGATAACGAGGTTGTGTCAAACAAGGCAAACCCTCTGGAACAGTAGCGTTTCGGGTCATTTATAACAGGCAAGGAGGTGAAGTAACTGAAAACAAAATATGATAACTTGCCACAGGTGCTTAAAGATAAGCCACAGTTTTGCTGTTGGAAATATGAAGAACGAAGTGGTAGAAAAACCAAAGTTCCCTATAACCCAGTAACGGGAAAAAGGGCAAAACCAAATCAACGTGGTACCTTTAAAGATTTTAGTTCGGCGGTAGCTGCTTTAAGTGATTATGACGGTATGGGATTTTTGGTGGGTAATGACATATGTGTTATCGACTTAGATGATTGCTTTGATAGTGGTGGTAAGCTTAAGCCTGTTACCCAAATTGTTGTAGAGGCTTTTAGTGGTTGTTATATGGAACACAGTCCATCTGAAAAAGGGCTTCATATTTTCTTTAAGGCCACAGGCTATGACTTTGACAAAACAAAATACTATATCAACAACAGAAAGCTGGGAGTTGAGGTCTATGTGGCTGGAGCAACGAACCGCTTTGTTACCGTAACAGGCAATGTATATGCAGATGGTGATATAGCGGAGAAATCGAATGAACTACAGATGATACTAGACAAGTATATGCTACGTCCTGCCCCTGTGAGACAACTTCTGGATACAGAAAGTCAATCCTATCTGTCTGACAAGTCTGTTATTGAGAAGGCATTAAAATCGGCAAATGGAGAAAAATTTAAAGCATTATGGCAGGGTGATACATCTGGCTATGCTTCTGCCAGTGAAGCTGATTTGGCACTTTGCGGTATGCTGGCATTTTGGTGTGGCAGGGATATTGGACAGATGGACAGACTTTTCCGAAAAAGCGGCTTAATGCGGGATAAATGGAATAGACCACAGTCCGGCAGTACTTATGGAATGATAACCATAGAAAAAGCAATTGCAAATGCTACTGAAATATACAAACCAGGTGGTAAGCGTTCATCAGCTACAGAGGATTTTGGTGAATGTTCCCTTACTACTTTAAAGCCTGAAAACAATGAGCGTTACCCTTGGACAGACATTGGAGCAAGCAGGCTGTTTGCCGATTATTATAAGTCTTTTGTCCGCTATGTTCCCGAAAGGAAGATGTGGTTTTGCTATGAGAACGGGATATGGATTCCCGATATTGGCAATCTCAAAGTAATGGAAATGTGTAAATCATTGGCTAACCAACTACTAACCTATGCTTTAACGATTCAGGATGAACATCAAAGAAAGGCATACATTGACTATTGCCGAAAGTGGCAGTTAAGAAGATACCGAGAAACGGTGCTTAAGGATGCACAGAGCGTATATCCCATATCAATGGCCGAATTTGACCAAGACCCGCAGGTGCTCAACTGTTCCAATGGAACCTTGTTTTTAACATCCATGGATTTTCATCCCCACAACAGCGAGGACAGACTTACAAAGATATCTGGTGTTAAACATGACCCAGAAGCAAAAAGTGAGCGATGGGATAGATTTATTCATGAGATTATGAGCGGAGATGAGGAAAAGGCAAAATTCCTCCAAAAAGCCTTTGGCTACAGTATCAGCGGAGACACTCGGTATGAATGTCTGTTTGTTCTCTATGGTGCCACAACTCGAAATGGTAAAGGTACGCTATGTGAGAGCGTTCTTAAGGTGTTAGGCAGTTATGGCTGTACCGCAAGGCCGGAGACTATCAGTCTGAAAAAGAACAATAATAGTTCAAGTCCAAGTGAAGATATTGCCCGGCTTGCAGGAGTACGCTTTGTGAATATCTCCGAACCTAGCAGAGGACTTGTCTTAAATGCTGCACAGGTAAAAAGCATGACGGGTGGTGACACCATCAACGCAAGATTTCTACATGAGAATTCTTTTGACTTTTCGCCAAAGTTTAAGCTGTATATCAACACTAATTATCTGCCCGTTATTACGGATATGACGTTGTTTTCCAGTGGCAGAGTGGTAATTATCCCTTTTGAACGACACTTCGATGAAAACGAGCAGGATAAAAACTTAAAACGCGAATTCGCCAAACCGAAGAATCAGAGCGCTATCCTCAACTGGCTAATTGAAGGCTACCAGCTGTTGAAAAAGGAAGGATTGAATTTACCCGATTCCGTCAAGACAGCCACGGATGCTTACAAGCATGAAAGCGACAAGATAGCATTGTTCTTTGAAGATGCCTTGGAAGAAAGTCCAAACAGTGAGGTGCGGACATCCGAAGTGTATGCCCGATATCAGCGGTGGTGTAGTGCCAATGGCTGTTATTCGGAGAATGCAAGAAACTTTAAACAAGCATTAACAGCTATTGCCCGTGTGGAGCGGAAACGACCACGTTCTGGTGGTGGAATGACCACAATGCTTATCGGCTATAAACTGACTGAAGAAGAATTTTTTCTTATTTAAACACAGTGTAGCAGCTTGTAGCAAGAAAAACAGGTTATATAAAAAATCACTCTCGTATAGAGAGTTTAGTTTTTACCTGCTACATCTTGCTACAAAGCTTAAAACCACTGGATACAACTCCATGTGTTAATACCTACCCCCTAGGGGAGTTCAAATCTCCACACCTTTTCATCTGGAAAACGGGCGTGGGGCAATGCGTAAAAAAACGCGGTTTCAAACAGGGTATATACCCCACAATCGAATTAAATTTAGGAGGTAAACGATTATGGCAACATCAACAACTTATAATAGAGCGTTTTGGAACGTTATGAAAGGAAAAGACGAAAATTATCAGAATCTGAACGAGGGGTACGATAATGTCGGAGCATATGTCGCACCAGATGAATTCAGGGAAGGTTTTAACACTGCTTTGGCAAAGGAGAATATATTCCGCAGATTTGCCACTGTTATCAATCTATCTTCTGCAGAAGGTAAAATTCAAGCGGTATCCTCAACGGGTACAGCAGATTGGGTTGAAGACGGGGATCCAATCCCTGAAAGTGCCGATACATTTACACAGTTTCTGGTGAAATCATACAAGCTGGCATCTCTTGTCAAGCTAAACCGCTCATTTGTCACCGATATGAACTTTAATCTTGAAAAATATTTGATGGGTGATTTTGCGAAGCGTTTTGGCAAGGCTGAGGAAAATGCATTGCTTAATGGAAATGGCACAACACAGCCAACAGGTATACTTACGGCAGACGCAGATGTAGCTACAGCAGACAGTGTTACCATTTCTTTTGATGAGATTACTTCTCTGTACTTTTCATTAAAAGATGAATATCGCAACAACGCTGTGTTTATCATGCACGACAATACTGCCATGCTTCTTAGAACTCTCAAGGATACAAGCGGC is a genomic window of Acidilutibacter cellobiosedens containing:
- a CDS encoding type I restriction endonuclease subunit R; translated protein: MSIYNIVASTDEATVVAEYAAEYNVRPEKYQSEAELEREFIRQLTSQGYEYISVHNEAALIANLRKQLELLNDFTFTDSEWDRFFTECIANTNEGIVEKTRKIQDDHIQILKREDGTTKNIYLLDKKNIHNNRLQVINQYEEASGKHETRYDVTILVNGLPLVHVELKRRGVAIREAFNQIKRYQRDSFWAASGLFEYVQIFVISNGTHTKYYSNTTRNAHIKEQSSSERRRSKKTSNSFEFTSFWADANNKIIPDLVDFTKTFFAKHTLLNILTKYCIFTSEDLLLVMRPYQIAAAERILSRIVVSTNYKKMGTTAAGGYIWHTTGSGKTLTSFKTAQLASALPYIDKVLFVVDRKDLDYQTMKEYDRFEKGAANGNTSTRVLQRQLEDRDEKGNPHEYKIIVTTIQKLDIFIRKNKQHDIYKKHVVLIFDECHRSQFGEMHQAITKSFKNYHIFGFTGTPIFAANASSGGNPLLRTTEQAFGEKLHTYTIVDAINDGNVLPFRIDFINTIKMPDYVNDKKVYSIDREKALADPQRISEIVSYVLEHFDQKTKRNSYYTFSAKWEEADKHNPKKMIEKRETRRVAGFNSIFAAASIPMAIRYYNEFKKQIAEKNRNLTIATIFSFSANEEEPDGLLPEEDFNMENLDQSSRDFLEAAIRDYNSTFSTNYDTSSDKFQNYYKDLSLRVKNREIDILIVVNMFLTGFDATTLNTLWVDKNLRQHGLIQAFSRTNRILNSVKTYGNIVCFRDLKEETDKAIALFGNKDAGGIVLLKTYEEYYNGYDDKGEYKPGYAELITTLTTQYPLGQPILGEEAEKDFIRLYGAILRLRNILTSFDDFEGNEILSERDFQDYQSIYIDLYQEYRKGTDGDKETINDDIVFEIELVKQIEVNIDYILMLVAKYQQSNCKDKTILTTIDKAINSSIELRSKKELIERFIEQVNVSTKVDEDWRKFLHERKEADISAIIEEEKLKPEETRRFIDNAFRDGMLKTTGTAIDKIMPPVSRFGGGRAAKKQGIIEKLMIFFEKYLGLI
- a CDS encoding restriction endonuclease subunit S; the protein is MSKLDELIAELCPDGVEFKELRQVLRIRNGKDYKHIAEGSIPVYGSGGVITYINQFAYDKPSVLIPRKGSIDKLYFVEEPFWTVDTLFYTEINTEIIEPKFVFYYLQSQRIERLNTAGGVPSLTQTVLNKIPIPLPPKPVQEEIVRILDNFTELTAELTAELTAELTARRKQYEYYRDLLLTFGNNPDIKWMTLGEIGPVCMCKRIMKAETSPVGDVPFFKIGTFGKEPDAFISQEKYDEYRKAFSFPKKGDILISAAGTIGRTVIYDGKPAYYQDSNIVWIDNDESKVLNKYLYYCYAMKPWSISTGGTIARLYNDNISKAKIPVPPLEEQERIVAILDRFDALCNDLTSGIPAEIEARQKQYEYYRDKLLSFKEVTS
- a CDS encoding type I restriction-modification system subunit M yields the protein MENNRKEQERAELHRTIWNMANDLRGSVDGWDFKQYVLGMLFYRYISENITAYINAGEWEAGNTEFDYAKLSDEEAEQAREDLVKTKGFFILPSELFENVRARAKDDENLNETLEQIFSNIEASAQGTESEDNFKGLFDDIDVNSNKLGNTVVKRNEKLVKLMNSVGEMKLGDYKDNTIDAFGDAYEFLMGMYASNAGKSGGEYYTPQEVSELLTHLTLVGKTEVNKVYDPACGSGSLLLKFAKILGKENVRQGFFGQEINITTYNLCRINMFLHDIDYDKFDIALGDTLTDPHHWDDEPFEAIVSNPPYSIKWKGDNDPILINDPRFSPAGVLAPKSKADLAFIMHSLSWLATNGTAAIVCFPGVMYRGGAEKKIRQYLIDNNYIDCIIQLPDNLFYGTSIATCIMVLKKSKSENSTLFIDASKEFVKVTNNNKLTQENIETILNAFKDRKDIEHFARLVPNSEIAEEDYNLSVSTYVEQEDTREKIDIVALNAEIEKIVAREQVLREEIDKIIAEIEVGK
- a CDS encoding helix-turn-helix domain-containing protein encodes the protein MTVSYKKLWKLLIDRDMKKKDLQAAAGISPSSISKLSKNEYVSMDVLVKVCTALGVDFKDIMELVPNMVEERE
- a CDS encoding phage/plasmid primase, P4 family; this encodes MLKDKPQFCCWKYEERSGRKTKVPYNPVTGKRAKPNQRGTFKDFSSAVAALSDYDGMGFLVGNDICVIDLDDCFDSGGKLKPVTQIVVEAFSGCYMEHSPSEKGLHIFFKATGYDFDKTKYYINNRKLGVEVYVAGATNRFVTVTGNVYADGDIAEKSNELQMILDKYMLRPAPVRQLLDTESQSYLSDKSVIEKALKSANGEKFKALWQGDTSGYASASEADLALCGMLAFWCGRDIGQMDRLFRKSGLMRDKWNRPQSGSTYGMITIEKAIANATEIYKPGGKRSSATEDFGECSLTTLKPENNERYPWTDIGASRLFADYYKSFVRYVPERKMWFCYENGIWIPDIGNLKVMEMCKSLANQLLTYALTIQDEHQRKAYIDYCRKWQLRRYRETVLKDAQSVYPISMAEFDQDPQVLNCSNGTLFLTSMDFHPHNSEDRLTKISGVKHDPEAKSERWDRFIHEIMSGDEEKAKFLQKAFGYSISGDTRYECLFVLYGATTRNGKGTLCESVLKVLGSYGCTARPETISLKKNNNSSSPSEDIARLAGVRFVNISEPSRGLVLNAAQVKSMTGGDTINARFLHENSFDFSPKFKLYINTNYLPVITDMTLFSSGRVVIIPFERHFDENEQDKNLKREFAKPKNQSAILNWLIEGYQLLKKEGLNLPDSVKTATDAYKHESDKIALFFEDALEESPNSEVRTSEVYARYQRWCSANGCYSENARNFKQALTAIARVERKRPRSGGGMTTMLIGYKLTEEEFFLI
- a CDS encoding phage major capsid protein, whose product is MATSTTYNRAFWNVMKGKDENYQNLNEGYDNVGAYVAPDEFREGFNTALAKENIFRRFATVINLSSAEGKIQAVSSTGTADWVEDGDPIPESADTFTQFLVKSYKLASLVKLNRSFVTDMNFNLEKYLMGDFAKRFGKAEENALLNGNGTTQPTGILTADADVATADSVTISFDEITSLYFSLKDEYRNNAVFIMHDNTAMLLRTLKDTSGSYLWNSSDNTIFGKPVITSPYMPTVSAGAKSIVFGDLSYYWLIERQSITIKKLSELYALQGQIGFSAYERLDGKLIQPDALKILQIKA